In the Arachis ipaensis cultivar K30076 chromosome B10, Araip1.1, whole genome shotgun sequence genome, one interval contains:
- the LOC110267746 gene encoding protein FAR1-RELATED SEQUENCE 5-like → MCIYLDRSNNIWRVKKVITRHNHALTHPGMVHLIPNFRSMTEVAKAQIDGMQGCGISTSKTMQYLAGMAGGYSLVGFLNKDAYNYVDRSRRARIADGDVNSAIVYLEEKVDADPMSMAWYNVTVDDMLANLLWADGGSRLDYQYFGDVLAFDSTYKKNKYNRPLVIFSGCNNHKQTCIFGFGLVLDESIASYTWLMENFLEVMCNKVPSVVVTDGDDSIREAVRKVFSGCNPLGLCIAH, encoded by the coding sequence ATGTGCATATACCTTGACAGGAGCAATAACATCTGGAGGGTGAAGAAGGTTATCACGAGGCACAACCATGCGCTCACACATCCTGGCATGGTCCACCTAATTCCAAATTTTCGGTCCATGACAGAAGTGGCAAAAGCTCAAATAGATGGGATGCAAGGGTGTGGAATCTCGACCTCGAAGACGATGCAGTACCTGGCCGGCATGGCCGGTGGGTATTCTCTAGTTGGTTTCCTGAACAAGGATGCCTATAACTATGTCGACAGGAGTAGGCGTGCTAGAATCGCCGACGGGGATGTGAACTCGGCTATAGTGTACCTGGAGGAAAAAGTTGATGCTGACCCGATGTCTATGGCGTGGTATAATGTTACCGTGGATGACATGCTAGCGAATTTACTCTGGGCAGATGGTGGTAGCAGGCTTGACTACCAGTACTTCGGCGATGTTCTTGCATTCGACTCAACATATAAGAAGAACAAGTATAACAGGCCGCTGGTTATTTTTTCTGGTTGTAATAACCACAAGCAAACTTGTATATTTGGGTTTGGGTTGGTGTTAGATGAGAGCATCGCATCATATACATGGCTGATGGAGAATTTTTTGGAGGTCATGTGCAACAAAGTGCCATCGGTTGTTGTGACTGACGGAGATGATTCAATCCGGGAGGCTGTTCGAAAAGTTTTTTCCGGATGCAACCCATTGGGTTTGTGCATAGCACATTGA